A region of Halorhabdus rudnickae DNA encodes the following proteins:
- a CDS encoding NADH-quinone oxidoreductase subunit N, whose translation MSGTYLAIVPLIALFGGVFGTYLAGRYVRERSTAWAGGTAVVSLLVALGTTWLLWTRSLPIEYALLGEGVGIRVTALSVFLSAVACLAGLAVTVHATGGGDVEDAADVYFPLVLAAVAGVVGIGLAADLFSLYVFFEVMAVATYALVPFAVDRATAVEAGVKYVVMNAAGSLLAIFGISLVYAHTGGVLDFAVLSGELTTTAGPGPLEAAVLFLVVGFGVKAAVVPLHTWLPDAYAEAPASASALLAGLATPAAVVAMVKALSVVPDGVSVGLLLLVLGGLTMTVGNFLALGQRDLKRLLAYSSIPHVGYILFGFGVGFYGGFGVAFDGALFHVLANAFMKGGAFLAVGAIVYRLAGAEGETRTLDALAGVGYRMPVAAGAIAVAVLALAGVPPLAGFWGKLFIVLGSAEVSGAVGVGLALLVIGNSFLSLGYYLPVLGALFGTPTDATQTVDRTPTVLAIPILALTAGTILLGIAPAFGFDLVGPAADVLQHGLEVAP comes from the coding sequence GTGAGTGGCACTTATCTCGCCATCGTCCCACTGATCGCGCTGTTCGGCGGCGTTTTCGGCACTTACCTGGCCGGTCGCTACGTCCGCGAACGGTCGACAGCGTGGGCTGGTGGGACCGCGGTCGTGTCGTTGCTGGTCGCGCTGGGTACGACCTGGCTGCTGTGGACCCGCTCGCTCCCGATCGAGTATGCCTTGTTGGGAGAGGGTGTCGGCATCCGGGTCACCGCGCTGAGCGTCTTCCTCTCGGCGGTCGCGTGTCTGGCTGGTCTCGCGGTCACGGTCCACGCGACTGGGGGTGGTGACGTCGAAGACGCCGCCGACGTGTACTTCCCGCTGGTGCTGGCGGCCGTCGCAGGGGTCGTCGGGATCGGCCTCGCGGCGGACCTGTTCTCGCTATACGTCTTCTTCGAAGTGATGGCGGTCGCGACGTACGCGCTGGTTCCGTTCGCAGTCGATCGCGCGACGGCCGTCGAAGCGGGCGTCAAATACGTCGTCATGAACGCGGCGGGCTCGTTGCTCGCGATCTTCGGTATCTCGCTCGTCTACGCTCACACCGGTGGCGTCCTTGACTTTGCAGTACTCTCCGGGGAACTGACCACGACCGCTGGTCCTGGCCCCCTCGAAGCCGCTGTTCTCTTCCTCGTCGTCGGATTCGGCGTGAAGGCGGCGGTCGTCCCACTTCACACCTGGTTGCCCGACGCCTACGCGGAGGCGCCGGCGAGCGCGAGCGCACTGCTTGCGGGGCTGGCGACACCGGCCGCGGTCGTCGCCATGGTGAAAGCACTCTCAGTGGTCCCGGACGGCGTCTCGGTCGGCCTCCTCTTGCTCGTCCTGGGCGGACTGACGATGACCGTCGGCAACTTCCTCGCGCTGGGCCAGCGCGACCTCAAGCGACTGCTCGCGTACTCGTCGATCCCGCACGTAGGATACATTCTCTTTGGCTTTGGCGTCGGATTCTACGGCGGCTTCGGCGTCGCCTTCGATGGCGCCCTCTTTCATGTCCTCGCAAACGCGTTCATGAAGGGCGGGGCTTTCCTTGCGGTCGGTGCAATCGTCTACCGACTGGCTGGGGCCGAAGGCGAGACCCGCACGCTTGACGCGCTCGCCGGGGTTGGCTATCGGATGCCTGTCGCCGCGGGCGCGATCGCGGTCGCCGTGCTGGCGCTTGCCGGCGTGCCACCGCTCGCTGGCTTCTGGGGCAAGCTGTTCATCGTCCTCGGGAGCGCCGAAGTCTCGGGCGCGGTCGGTGTCGGTCTCGCGCTGCTCGTGATCGGGAACTCTTTCCTCTCGCTGGGCTATTATCTCCCGGTGCTGGGTGCGCTGTTCGGCACGCCGACCGACGCTACGCAGACTGTCGATCGAACGCCCACGGTGCTCGCAATCCCGATCCTGGCGTTGACTGCCGGGACGATCCTGCTGGGGATCGCACCGGCGTTCGGGTTCGACCTCGTCGGGCCGGCAGCTGACGTGCTTCAGCACGGACTGGAGGTGGCACCATGA
- a CDS encoding class II D-tagatose-bisphosphate aldolase non-catalytic subunit, translating to MQKNVKTWLGSHNGSAVLLGVCPMTSEIVEATLREARQATNFTPMFIATPRQVDADRGYTGWSQSELVSFIEELSSAVDYDGETILARDHGGPYQSMRDRGDPSVDLSEAMDYATDVFFDDLDAGFDVLHVDATEDARADGILDLETVAERTATLIDEIEERRVSNDQEPVYYEVGTEEISGGMTEPDDFERYIHLLKEALAEQRPGVFERIIFVVGQVGTTMRIDMTNDFDPDQTERLCAIADENDLFVKVHYTDWLPNETLERFAEFGIGAANVGPEFAAAQIEALAELEATVKDADAVEPSAFMSTLEDAAVADAPWQKFAPDSLASANHDAYAEENRRNIALCVGRYVLTEPEVEAAQNQLYENVRRHTDIDPDEFVVSRISETIHRYVEAFSLA from the coding sequence ATGCAAAAGAATGTCAAGACATGGCTCGGCTCCCACAATGGGTCAGCAGTGTTACTGGGAGTCTGTCCGATGACCTCCGAAATCGTCGAGGCAACCCTCCGGGAGGCCAGGCAAGCCACAAACTTCACCCCGATGTTCATCGCAACACCCCGTCAAGTCGATGCGGACCGGGGCTACACCGGCTGGTCGCAATCGGAACTCGTCTCCTTTATCGAAGAGCTAAGCAGTGCTGTCGATTACGACGGCGAAACGATTCTCGCACGGGACCACGGCGGTCCCTATCAGAGCATGCGCGACCGCGGCGATCCGAGTGTGGACCTCTCGGAGGCGATGGACTATGCGACGGACGTGTTCTTCGACGACCTCGATGCCGGCTTCGACGTACTCCACGTCGACGCAACGGAGGACGCTCGTGCTGATGGGATTCTGGATCTCGAAACCGTTGCCGAGCGGACGGCAACTCTGATCGACGAGATCGAGGAGCGGCGCGTCTCGAACGACCAGGAGCCGGTCTACTACGAAGTCGGCACCGAGGAGATCAGTGGCGGGATGACCGAACCGGACGATTTCGAGCGGTACATCCACCTGCTGAAGGAGGCACTCGCCGAGCAACGGCCCGGTGTGTTCGAGCGGATCATCTTCGTCGTCGGGCAGGTCGGCACGACGATGCGGATCGACATGACCAACGACTTCGATCCGGACCAGACCGAACGGCTGTGTGCAATCGCCGACGAGAACGATCTCTTCGTGAAGGTCCACTACACCGACTGGCTCCCGAATGAAACCTTAGAGCGGTTCGCGGAGTTTGGCATCGGTGCCGCCAACGTCGGCCCCGAGTTCGCCGCGGCCCAGATCGAAGCCCTGGCGGAACTCGAAGCGACAGTCAAGGACGCAGACGCCGTCGAACCGTCGGCGTTCATGTCGACACTTGAAGATGCGGCCGTTGCCGACGCGCCGTGGCAGAAGTTCGCGCCCGACTCGCTTGCTTCCGCAAATCACGACGCCTATGCCGAGGAGAACCGACGGAATATCGCACTCTGTGTCGGCCGGTACGTCCTGACTGAACCCGAGGTCGAGGCGGCACAGAACCAACTGTACGAAAACGTCCGGCGACACACGGACATCGATCCGGACGAGTTCGTCGTCTCCCGGATTAGCGAAACGATTCACCGGTACGTTGAGGCGTTTTCGCTCGCATAG
- a CDS encoding hydrogenase maturation protease, with the protein MTRTPTIGLDDRVAVVGIGSALRGDDAVGLRLLDHLDSRRGHSGDDRLLLVEGGVAPENHTSVIRRFAPDWIVLVDAVDFGGDPGSGKWVDPDDLGGESFSSHKSTPAMLRTFLARETGAEVALFGIQPATIDHARALSDAVEHRLDELAEELAEILSIDGPSTGGNSRTT; encoded by the coding sequence GTGACGAGGACACCCACAATCGGGCTGGACGACCGCGTCGCGGTCGTCGGTATCGGGTCGGCGCTCCGAGGTGACGACGCCGTCGGGCTCAGACTCCTCGATCATCTGGACTCCCGCCGGGGCCACTCCGGAGACGATCGACTGCTGCTCGTCGAAGGTGGGGTCGCCCCCGAGAACCATACCAGCGTCATCAGACGGTTTGCTCCGGACTGGATCGTTCTTGTCGACGCAGTGGACTTCGGTGGCGATCCCGGCTCCGGGAAATGGGTCGATCCCGACGATCTCGGCGGCGAGTCTTTTTCTTCACACAAGTCGACACCGGCGATGCTCCGGACCTTCCTCGCTCGCGAAACTGGGGCCGAGGTCGCGCTGTTCGGTATCCAGCCCGCCACGATCGATCACGCCAGGGCCCTATCCGACGCTGTCGAGCACCGGCTGGACGAGCTGGCCGAGGAACTGGCCGAAATCCTGAGCATCGACGGGCCGAGTACAGGTGGGAACTCACGAACAACGTAA
- a CDS encoding BadF/BadG/BcrA/BcrD ATPase family protein, with product MLLLGIDSGGTSTTCVAADTDFSLQGVGRSGPSRYTAVGVETAQKNVRAALTDAVPADRLEERIVGGFGMGGLDNEADRRRIESFLSDIELVDRHYIENDVVIANEAMFQGGPGIVVVAGTGAIAYGCDADGTSARSSGWGWLIGDEGSGFDAARRGLQAAARAQDGRGPETALLGAAESAFDVETLPDVTDHLHQQIDHPREIAPFAESVVSEATNGDDVATEIVEDCGQELALACKAIDDRIEVGPPVPVGCVGGFGTAEPVADAFARHAEEMIAGATVAPPVTNPAIGGLVMAARHEGIDSETAAIGRLDDAIKQAE from the coding sequence ATGCTCCTGCTTGGCATCGACTCCGGCGGGACGAGCACCACCTGTGTCGCCGCGGACACGGATTTCAGCCTCCAGGGAGTCGGGCGGAGTGGCCCGAGCCGGTACACAGCGGTCGGTGTAGAGACAGCCCAGAAGAACGTCCGTGCGGCACTCACTGACGCTGTTCCCGCCGACCGCCTGGAAGAGCGGATCGTCGGCGGGTTCGGCATGGGCGGGTTGGACAACGAGGCGGATCGCCGGCGGATCGAGTCGTTCCTGTCAGACATCGAATTAGTCGATCGACACTACATCGAGAACGACGTTGTCATCGCCAACGAGGCGATGTTTCAGGGCGGGCCTGGGATCGTCGTCGTCGCGGGAACAGGAGCAATCGCCTACGGCTGTGACGCCGACGGCACGAGCGCGCGATCCAGCGGCTGGGGCTGGCTGATCGGCGACGAGGGAAGCGGGTTCGACGCCGCACGGCGGGGACTGCAAGCGGCAGCACGGGCCCAGGACGGACGCGGGCCCGAAACGGCACTGCTTGGGGCGGCCGAGTCAGCCTTCGACGTTGAGACCCTTCCGGACGTGACTGACCACTTACATCAACAGATCGACCATCCCCGGGAGATCGCACCGTTCGCCGAATCAGTCGTTTCGGAAGCGACAAATGGCGACGACGTGGCGACTGAAATCGTCGAGGACTGTGGCCAAGAGCTGGCGCTGGCCTGCAAAGCAATCGACGACCGCATCGAGGTTGGGCCACCCGTGCCCGTCGGCTGTGTCGGCGGGTTCGGCACAGCAGAGCCAGTTGCAGACGCGTTTGCGCGCCACGCCGAGGAGATGATCGCTGGCGCAACCGTGGCCCCACCAGTCACAAATCCGGCGATCGGCGGGCTCGTTATGGCTGCCAGACACGAAGGGATCGACAGCGAAACGGCGGCTATCGGCCGGCTCGACGACGCGATCAAGCAGGCCGAGTGA
- a CDS encoding SIS domain-containing protein: MDEPHHTVREIHEQPQAIETVLEALQADRETLPSIVSSPFCLVGCGTSYYLARAGEALLNRDGVAAAIPGGEVLMSPSQLPQSSFETIVPISRSGESTETVAAADQLAAEHDAASVLGVTCTPDSSLDQLADRSIVSPDGSEDSVVMTKSFSSMLVALEYLAELASGSSTTDRFDAVPELSEQTVTAADGLAREIADDAPAQKFVFLGSGPLFGLASEAMLKFEELTLSWSKAYHPLEFRHGPKSIADEETLVTLFVPEDPDERYHSLVEDISALGAETLIIGPRGDLDAFDGTYTFAFPSETVPSRALYMPLVQLLGYYRAVSLGLNPDDPKHLSQVVEL, translated from the coding sequence ATGGACGAACCACACCATACGGTTCGTGAGATTCACGAGCAACCACAGGCTATCGAGACCGTACTTGAGGCCTTGCAGGCGGATCGGGAGACGCTTCCGTCGATTGTGTCATCGCCGTTCTGTCTGGTCGGCTGTGGTACCTCGTACTATCTCGCCCGTGCGGGCGAAGCGTTGCTGAACCGGGACGGCGTCGCGGCGGCGATACCGGGCGGTGAGGTACTGATGTCGCCTTCGCAACTGCCACAATCGTCTTTCGAGACGATCGTGCCGATCTCCCGGTCGGGCGAATCGACCGAAACGGTCGCGGCAGCCGACCAACTCGCCGCCGAACACGACGCGGCGTCCGTCCTTGGCGTGACGTGTACGCCGGATAGCTCACTCGACCAGCTGGCCGATCGATCGATCGTCTCGCCTGACGGCAGCGAGGACAGCGTCGTGATGACCAAGTCCTTCTCGTCGATGCTGGTCGCCCTCGAATATCTTGCCGAACTTGCCTCCGGGTCGTCCACGACCGATCGATTCGATGCAGTGCCCGAACTGAGTGAACAGACCGTTACAGCGGCCGATGGGCTCGCCAGGGAGATCGCCGACGACGCGCCGGCCCAGAAGTTCGTCTTCCTCGGGTCCGGCCCGCTGTTCGGACTTGCCTCCGAAGCGATGTTGAAGTTCGAGGAACTCACGCTGTCCTGGAGCAAGGCCTACCATCCACTGGAGTTCAGACACGGGCCGAAGTCGATCGCCGACGAGGAGACGTTGGTGACGCTGTTCGTCCCCGAGGATCCGGACGAACGATACCACTCGCTCGTCGAAGACATTTCCGCTCTCGGTGCGGAGACGCTGATCATCGGCCCCCGCGGTGATCTCGATGCATTCGATGGGACCTACACCTTCGCGTTTCCGAGCGAGACGGTGCCGAGTCGTGCACTGTACATGCCACTCGTCCAGTTGCTGGGCTATTATCGGGCGGTCTCCCTCGGGTTGAACCCTGACGATCCAAAACACCTCTCGCAGGTCGTCGAACTCTGA